A portion of the Scylla paramamosain isolate STU-SP2022 chromosome 2, ASM3559412v1, whole genome shotgun sequence genome contains these proteins:
- the LOC135114651 gene encoding syntaxin-7-like: MASGYSRLGGEGNGQSQRSYGTANPGVGFAPAARSGTEFFQLCDKITTNLFSINNATNTLERSLKQVGTTTDNQQLRDRISQINSSAGAAVQEITGLLRTLQPLAQGDRQRRVQADRLHNEFQSSASRFAEVQKKVVSTLRTARLPADMVAVEQDNTSATDSMIAAEQQSLAKMKQLEDMEFEAAMNQEREQRVQRLESDIIDINEIMRDLSSIVTAQGEIVDSIENNVESAAGHVEEAREALVKAARYQNKSRRKICIFILILVIVLALIGIIIGIHFATKN; encoded by the exons ATGGCATCAGGCTACTCAAGGCTAGGAGGTGAGGGCAATGGCCAGTCCCAACGCTCTTATGGCACCGCCAACCCAGGTGTTGGATTTGCCCCAGCAGCAAGATCAGGAACAGAATTCTTCCAG CTGTGTGACAAGATAACAACAAATCTTTTCTCAATCAACAATGCAACAAACACATTGGAGAGATCACTAAAACAAGTGGGCACAACGACAGATAACCAGCAGCTGCGAGACAGAAT ttcaCAGATCAACAGCAGTGCTGGAGCTGCAGTGCAGGAGATCACTGGACTTCTACGTACCCTGCAGCCCCTTGCTCAGGGTGACAGGCAGCGGCGGGTGCAAGCAGATCGATTACACAATGAATTCCAATCCTCAGCTTCACGCTTTGCGGAGGTTCAGAAA AAAGTAGTGAGCACACTGAGGACGGCACGGCTGCCGGCTGACATGGTGGCTGTTGAACAGGACAACACCTCTGCCACTGACTCCATGATTGCAGCAGAACAACAAAGTCTAGCAAAAATGAAGCAGTTAGAG GACATGGAATTTGAAGCAGCCATGAACCAGGAGCGGGAGCAGAGAGTTCAGCGCCTGGAGTCTGACATCATCGACATTAATGAGATCATGCGAGATCTTTCCTCCATAGTCACTGCCCAAGGAGAAATTGTGG ACTCAATCGAGAACAATGTGGAATCTGCTGCTGGACACGTGGAGGAGGCCAGAGAGGCGCTTGTCAAGGCTGCCCGGTACCAG AACAAGAGTCGGCGAAAGATATGCATCTTCATCCTTATTTTGGTCATAGTGCTTGCCCTCATTGGAATTATCATTGGGATTCACTTTGCTACCAAAAATTAG